Proteins encoded in a region of the Streptomyces sp. NBC_00513 genome:
- a CDS encoding SCO2322 family protein, producing the protein MRGLPARRFPALALAFGVLLVLFASAPAMASSYRYWSFWDGGANGSWSYATQGPSTARPADGSVQGFRFGVSKDAGDQSGRPRADADFEAVCSATPAEQGRKRVALVIDFGLPAEAPSGETPPGDAPRTACARVAPDATSAEALAAVAKPLRYNSAALLCGISGYPRQGCGEPIADGAGQRPSASPSSPSSPSASSASSSGGSGGPSAGLVVGVVAVAALAAAGVWQSRRRAR; encoded by the coding sequence ATGCGCGGGCTGCCCGCTCGCCGGTTCCCGGCCCTCGCCCTCGCCTTCGGCGTCCTCCTCGTGCTGTTCGCCTCCGCCCCGGCGATGGCGTCGAGCTACCGCTACTGGTCGTTCTGGGACGGCGGTGCGAACGGTTCCTGGTCGTACGCCACCCAGGGCCCCTCGACGGCGCGCCCGGCGGACGGCTCGGTGCAGGGGTTCCGCTTCGGCGTGAGCAAGGACGCCGGGGACCAGTCCGGGCGGCCGCGCGCCGACGCCGACTTCGAGGCCGTCTGCTCCGCGACGCCCGCGGAGCAGGGCCGCAAGCGAGTGGCCCTCGTCATCGACTTCGGGCTCCCCGCGGAGGCCCCTTCGGGCGAGACCCCGCCCGGGGACGCGCCGCGCACGGCCTGCGCCCGGGTGGCGCCGGACGCCACTTCGGCGGAGGCTCTGGCGGCGGTCGCGAAGCCGCTGCGCTACAACAGCGCCGCGCTGCTGTGCGGGATCTCGGGGTACCCGCGGCAGGGCTGCGGCGAACCGATCGCCGACGGCGCCGGGCAGCGGCCGTCGGCGTCCCCTTCCTCCCCGTCGTCCCCGTCCGCGTCCTCGGCGTCGTCCTCGGGCGGGTCCGGCGGGCCCTCGGCGGGGCTCGTCGTGGGCGTCGTGGCGGTGGCCGCGCTGGCCGCGGCCGGCGTCTGGCAGTCCCGCCGCCGCGCCCGATGA
- a CDS encoding energy-coupling factor transporter transmembrane component T, translating to MSGTGSGAVSGTGPVDGSGTTHGAAVGDVTPPRRSRLAAAKTDPHGPVYKKRPHLAPEARRGNALHAGAWWLWALGLATAASRTTNPLLLGLIVGVAGYVVAARRTSAPWARSYGAFVKLGLFVIGLRLVFSMLLGSPLPGSHTLFTLPEVPLPAWAQGIRFGGRVTAEQLVFAFYDGAKLATLLICVGAANALANPARLLKSLPAALYEAGVAVVVAMTFAPNMVADVVRLRTARRLRGRPTGGVKAVLQIGLPVLEGALERSVAVAASMDARGYGRTARVPPAVRHTTNALTLGGLLGMCAGTYGLLAAEGAAFGLPLLIVGLALALAGLRLGGRRSVRTRYRPDRWGLRAWLVAGSGAAVAALLIYAGTRDPEALRPGVVPLVAPTLPLWPAAAILIGLLPAFVAPVPPKEASQ from the coding sequence GTGTCCGGGACGGGGTCCGGCGCGGTGTCCGGGACGGGGCCCGTCGACGGGTCGGGGACCACCCACGGCGCGGCGGTCGGCGACGTGACACCGCCCCGGCGGAGCCGCCTCGCGGCGGCGAAGACCGACCCGCACGGGCCCGTGTACAAGAAGAGGCCGCACCTGGCCCCCGAGGCGCGTCGCGGGAACGCCCTGCACGCGGGGGCCTGGTGGCTGTGGGCGCTCGGGCTGGCCACGGCCGCCTCCCGGACGACCAATCCCCTCCTCCTCGGCCTGATCGTCGGCGTCGCCGGCTACGTGGTCGCCGCCCGCCGGACCTCGGCGCCGTGGGCGCGTTCGTACGGGGCGTTCGTCAAGCTCGGCCTGTTCGTCATCGGCCTGCGCCTGGTCTTCTCCATGCTGCTCGGCTCCCCGCTGCCCGGCTCGCACACCCTCTTCACCCTGCCGGAGGTTCCCCTGCCGGCCTGGGCGCAGGGCATCCGCTTCGGCGGCAGGGTGACCGCCGAGCAGCTGGTCTTCGCCTTCTACGACGGCGCGAAGCTGGCCACCCTCCTCATCTGCGTGGGCGCCGCCAACGCCCTCGCCAATCCGGCCCGGCTGCTGAAGTCCCTGCCGGCCGCCCTGTACGAGGCGGGGGTCGCCGTGGTCGTCGCCATGACGTTCGCGCCGAACATGGTCGCGGACGTGGTGCGGTTGCGGACCGCCCGCCGGCTGCGCGGACGCCCCACCGGCGGCGTCAAGGCCGTCCTCCAGATCGGTCTGCCGGTCCTGGAGGGCGCGCTGGAGCGTTCGGTGGCGGTGGCCGCCTCGATGGACGCGCGCGGGTACGGGCGCACGGCGCGGGTTCCGCCCGCGGTCCGGCACACCACCAACGCGCTCACCCTCGGCGGGCTCCTCGGCATGTGCGCGGGCACGTACGGGTTGCTCGCGGCGGAGGGCGCCGCGTTCGGCCTGCCCCTGCTCATCGTCGGGCTGGCACTGGCCCTGGCGGGCCTGCGCCTGGGCGGCCGGCGCAGCGTCCGCACCCGCTACCGGCCCGACCGCTGGGGCCTTCGGGCCTGGCTGGTCGCCGGGTCGGGGGCGGCGGTCGCGGCCCTGTTGATCTACGCGGGCACCCGGGACCCGGAGGCCCTGCGCCCGGGGGTCGTGCCCCTGGTCGCGCCCACCCTCCCGCTGTGGCCGGCGGCCGCGATCCTCATCGGCCTGCTTCCCGCCTTCGTGGCACCCGTTCCGCCGAAGGAGGCGTCGCAGTGA
- a CDS encoding ABC transporter ATP-binding protein translates to MIRFEQVSVTYEGAAGPALRGADFVVPEGELTLLVGPSGVGKSTLLGAVCGLVPHFTGGRLSGRVTVAGRDTRTHKPRELADVVGTVGQDPMAHFVTDVVEDELAYGMESLGLPPAVMRRRVEETLDLLGLNELRDRPIATLSGGQQQRVAIGSVLTPHPRVLVLDEPTSALDPAAAEEVLAVLQRLVHDLGTTVLMAEHRLERVVQYADRVLLLPSPGAAPVMGSPAEIMAISPVHPPVISLGRLAGWSPLPLSVRDARRLAGPLRSRLPQDAGADPAPAVFEAFEAFEAGVRAPSEPAKVPGSAGRPEGPGRLARLLRRTPPARTGGAGVGVDATAGTVAATAAGVSVRRGRAEVLHGIDLTIAPGETVALMGRNGAGKSTLLATLVGTIEPTTGKVLVGGRTPHRTPPREMVRHVGLVPQDPRDLLYADTVAAECAAADSDAGAAPGTCRALVTALLPDVPDDTHPRDLSEGQRLALALALVLTGEPALLLLDEPTRGLDYAAKARLIGILRALAASGHAVVLATHDVELAAELAHRVVILAGGEIVADGPTAEVVVSSPAFAPQVAKILAPGRWLTVSQVARALSGDSGGSGGAGGAGDSGGSGDSGGAADGTAGGLAP, encoded by the coding sequence GTGATCCGTTTCGAGCAGGTGTCGGTGACCTACGAGGGAGCCGCCGGACCGGCGCTGCGCGGCGCGGACTTCGTCGTGCCGGAAGGGGAGTTGACCTTGCTGGTCGGCCCGTCGGGTGTCGGCAAGTCGACTCTTCTGGGGGCGGTCTGCGGGCTGGTCCCGCACTTCACGGGCGGCCGGTTGAGCGGCCGGGTCACGGTCGCGGGGCGCGACACCCGTACGCACAAGCCGCGCGAGCTCGCCGACGTGGTGGGCACGGTCGGCCAGGATCCGATGGCCCACTTCGTGACGGACGTGGTGGAGGACGAGCTGGCCTACGGCATGGAGTCGCTGGGGCTCCCGCCCGCGGTGATGCGCCGCCGGGTCGAGGAGACCCTCGACCTGCTGGGCCTCAACGAACTCCGCGACCGCCCCATCGCCACCCTCTCCGGCGGGCAGCAACAGCGGGTCGCGATCGGCTCCGTGCTGACCCCGCACCCGCGCGTGCTGGTCCTGGACGAACCCACCTCGGCGCTGGACCCGGCGGCGGCCGAGGAGGTCCTGGCGGTGCTCCAGCGGCTGGTGCACGACCTGGGCACCACGGTGCTCATGGCGGAACACCGCCTGGAGCGGGTGGTCCAGTACGCGGACCGGGTACTGCTCCTGCCGTCGCCGGGAGCGGCCCCGGTCATGGGGAGCCCGGCGGAGATCATGGCGATCTCCCCGGTGCACCCCCCGGTGATCTCCCTGGGCCGGCTCGCGGGCTGGTCCCCGCTGCCCCTGTCGGTCCGCGACGCACGCCGTCTGGCAGGCCCCCTGCGGTCCCGCCTTCCGCAGGACGCGGGGGCGGACCCGGCCCCGGCGGTGTTCGAGGCGTTCGAGGCGTTCGAGGCGGGGGTGCGGGCGCCGTCCGAACCCGCGAAGGTGCCGGGTTCGGCGGGCCGCCCCGAGGGTCCCGGCCGGCTGGCCCGGCTGCTGCGCCGCACCCCGCCCGCGCGCACCGGCGGTGCGGGTGTCGGCGTCGACGCCACGGCGGGCACGGTCGCGGCCACGGCCGCGGGCGTGTCCGTGCGTCGGGGTCGGGCCGAGGTCCTGCACGGGATCGACCTCACGATCGCCCCCGGCGAGACCGTCGCCCTCATGGGCCGCAACGGCGCCGGCAAGTCCACCCTGCTCGCGACCCTCGTCGGCACGATCGAACCGACCACCGGCAAGGTGCTCGTCGGCGGTCGCACCCCGCACCGCACCCCGCCTCGGGAGATGGTCCGCCACGTCGGGCTCGTCCCGCAGGACCCCCGGGACCTCCTCTACGCCGACACGGTCGCCGCCGAGTGCGCCGCCGCCGACTCCGACGCGGGCGCGGCACCGGGCACCTGCCGGGCCCTGGTGACGGCCCTGCTGCCGGACGTGCCCGACGACACCCACCCCCGGGACCTCTCCGAGGGGCAGCGTCTCGCGCTCGCCCTGGCCCTGGTCCTGACCGGCGAGCCGGCCCTGTTGCTGCTCGACGAGCCCACCCGCGGCCTGGACTACGCCGCCAAGGCCCGACTGATCGGGATCCTGCGGGCTCTCGCCGCGTCGGGGCACGCCGTCGTCCTGGCCACGCACGACGTGGAACTCGCCGCCGAGCTGGCGCACCGGGTGGTGATCCTGGCCGGCGGGGAGATCGTCGCGGACGGCCCTACGGCCGAGGTGGTGGTCTCCTCCCCCGCCTTCGCCCCGCAGGTGGCCAAGATCCTGGCGCCGGGGCGGTGGCTCACGGTGTCGCAGGTCGCGCGGGCCCTCTCCGGTGACTCGGGTGGCTCCGGTGGCGCCGGTGGCGCCGGGGACTCGGGTGGCTCCGGGGACTCCGGTGGCGCCGCCGACGGCACGGCCGGGGGGCTCGCCCCGTGA
- a CDS encoding ECF transporter S component, whose protein sequence is MGPRAAVALVLVTLIGIVAFGWPLLADRQSGLAHSQDAPWLFAALLPLLVAVVVATIADNGMDAKAVAMLGVLAAVGAALRPLGAGTAGLEPMFFLMVLSGRVLGPGFGFVLGSVTMFASALLTGGVGPWMPFQMLALGWFSLGAGLLPGPDRIRGRVELGMLAAYGFVGSFAYGTIMNLQGWVILQGMGQGVSFHPGDPLPENLARFVAYCLATSLGWDLGRAALTVVLTLTLGATLLKALRRATRKAAFDTPISFDSGV, encoded by the coding sequence ATCGGCCCCCGCGCCGCCGTCGCGCTGGTCCTGGTCACCCTGATCGGCATCGTCGCGTTCGGCTGGCCGCTGCTCGCGGACCGGCAGTCGGGGCTGGCCCACTCCCAGGACGCGCCGTGGCTCTTCGCGGCGCTGCTGCCCCTCCTCGTCGCGGTCGTCGTGGCGACGATCGCCGACAACGGCATGGACGCCAAGGCCGTCGCGATGCTCGGCGTGCTGGCCGCCGTCGGTGCGGCGCTCAGACCGTTGGGCGCGGGTACGGCGGGCCTGGAGCCCATGTTCTTCCTGATGGTGTTGAGCGGCCGGGTGCTGGGGCCGGGCTTCGGCTTCGTCCTGGGTTCGGTGACGATGTTCGCGTCCGCCCTGCTCACGGGCGGGGTCGGGCCGTGGATGCCGTTCCAGATGCTGGCGTTGGGGTGGTTCTCGCTGGGGGCGGGTCTGCTGCCCGGTCCGGACCGCATCCGGGGGCGGGTGGAGCTGGGCATGCTCGCGGCGTACGGGTTCGTGGGGTCGTTCGCGTACGGCACGATCATGAACCTCCAGGGGTGGGTGATCCTCCAGGGCATGGGGCAGGGCGTCTCCTTCCACCCGGGGGACCCGCTGCCGGAGAACCTGGCGCGGTTCGTCGCGTACTGCCTGGCGACCTCGTTGGGCTGGGACCTGGGGCGGGCGGCGCTGACCGTCGTACTGACCCTCACCCTCGGCGCCACCCTGCTGAAGGCCCTGCGGCGGGCGACACGCAAAGCCGCCTTCGATACCCCGATTTCCTTTGATTCGGGGGTTTAG
- a CDS encoding transglycosylase SLT domain-containing protein, translating into MSNTVIRRITASKKAIAGSVLALGVAGSMLATVPAQAAPMNAKSIAQQMIKDPAQFEAFSKIVSHESGWNHTATNSSSGAYGLVQALPASKMSSAGADWKTNPATQIKWGLDYMNSRYGSPVGAWNFWQSHHWY; encoded by the coding sequence GTGTCCAACACCGTCATCCGCCGCATCACCGCCTCCAAGAAGGCCATCGCCGGTTCCGTCCTCGCCCTCGGCGTCGCCGGTTCCATGCTCGCCACGGTCCCGGCCCAGGCGGCCCCGATGAACGCCAAGTCCATCGCGCAGCAGATGATCAAGGACCCGGCCCAGTTCGAAGCCTTCTCCAAGATCGTCTCTCACGAGAGCGGCTGGAACCACACCGCCACGAACTCCTCCTCCGGTGCGTACGGCCTGGTCCAGGCCCTGCCGGCGTCGAAGATGTCCTCGGCGGGCGCGGACTGGAAGACCAACCCGGCGACCCAGATCAAGTGGGGCCTGGACTACATGAACTCCCGCTACGGCAGCCCTGTCGGCGCCTGGAACTTCTGGCAGTCCCACCACTGGTACTAA
- a CDS encoding steroid 3-ketoacyl-CoA thiolase, with protein sequence MAAEPVIVEAVRTPIGKRGGALANLHPAYLLGETYRELLARTGIQPDCVEQIVGGTVTHAGEQSMNPARNAWLAMGLPYETAATTVDCQCGSSQQANHMVANMISGGVMDIGIACGVEAMSRVPLGSGSKHGPGKPFPDEWNVDLPNQFEAAERIARHRGLTREDVDTLGVLSQERAATAWAEERFKRETFAVQVPTTEAEQAAGQGMWRLVDRDEGLRDTSMEGLARLKPVMPTAVHTAGNSSQISDGAAAVMWASRKMARALKLKPRARIVAQTLVGADPHYHLDGPIDATRAVLGKAGMSLRDIDLVEINEAFASVVLSWAQVFDQDLEKVNVNGGGIALGHPVGATGARLITTALHELERRDKEFALITMCAGGALATGTIIQRL encoded by the coding sequence ATGGCCGCGGAACCCGTCATCGTCGAAGCCGTACGCACCCCCATCGGAAAGCGCGGGGGCGCCCTCGCCAACCTTCATCCCGCCTACCTGCTCGGTGAGACCTACCGCGAACTCCTCGCCCGTACCGGAATCCAGCCCGACTGCGTGGAGCAGATCGTCGGCGGCACCGTCACCCACGCCGGCGAGCAGTCGATGAACCCCGCCCGCAACGCCTGGCTGGCCATGGGCCTGCCCTACGAGACCGCCGCGACCACCGTGGACTGTCAGTGCGGCAGCTCCCAGCAGGCCAACCACATGGTCGCCAACATGATCTCCGGCGGGGTCATGGACATCGGCATCGCCTGCGGCGTCGAGGCCATGAGCCGGGTCCCCCTCGGCTCCGGCTCCAAGCACGGTCCCGGCAAGCCCTTCCCCGACGAGTGGAACGTCGACCTCCCGAACCAGTTCGAGGCCGCCGAGCGCATCGCCCGCCATCGGGGACTGACCCGGGAGGACGTCGACACCCTGGGCGTGCTCTCCCAGGAGCGGGCGGCCACCGCCTGGGCCGAGGAGCGCTTCAAGCGCGAGACGTTCGCCGTGCAGGTGCCGACCACCGAGGCCGAGCAGGCCGCGGGTCAGGGCATGTGGCGGCTGGTCGACCGGGACGAGGGGCTGCGGGACACCTCCATGGAGGGCCTCGCCCGACTCAAGCCGGTCATGCCGACCGCCGTGCACACCGCCGGGAACTCCTCGCAGATCTCCGACGGGGCCGCGGCCGTGATGTGGGCCTCGCGCAAGATGGCCCGCGCGCTGAAACTCAAGCCGCGCGCCCGGATCGTGGCCCAGACGCTGGTCGGAGCGGACCCGCACTACCACCTGGACGGGCCGATCGACGCGACACGGGCCGTGCTGGGCAAGGCCGGGATGTCCCTCCGGGACATCGACCTCGTGGAGATCAACGAGGCCTTCGCCTCCGTCGTCCTCAGCTGGGCACAGGTCTTCGACCAGGACCTGGAGAAGGTCAACGTGAACGGCGGCGGCATCGCGCTCGGTCACCCCGTCGGCGCCACCGGCGCCCGACTGATCACCACCGCGCTCCACGAGCTGGAACGGCGCGACAAGGAGTTCGCGCTGATCACCATGTGCGCGGGCGGCGCGCTGGCCACCGGCACGATCATCCAGCGGCTGTAA
- a CDS encoding cytochrome P450, whose product MPCPALPEGFDATDPDLLQDRVPFPEFAQLRQTAPVWWCPQRRGITGFDDEGYWAVTRHADVKYVSTHPELFSSTTNTAIIRFNEHIAREQIDAQRLIMLNMDPPEHTRVRQIVQRGFTPRAIRGLEGALRDRARKIVEEAVTASADGSFDFVTQVACELPLQAIAELIGVPQEDRLRIFDWSNKMIAYDDPEYAITEEVGSNAAMELIGYAMNLSAARKECPAKDIVTQLVAAEGQGNLGSDEFGFFVLLLAVAGNETTRNAISHGMHAFLTHPEQWELYKATRPATAAEEIVRWATPVVSFQRTATQDTELGGQKIKAGDRVGMFYSSANHDPEVFENPDAFDITRDPNPHLGFGGGGPHFCLGKSLAVMEIDLIFNALADALPDLRLSGEGPRRLRAAWLNGIKELRVSGR is encoded by the coding sequence ATGCCCTGCCCCGCGCTGCCCGAAGGCTTCGACGCCACCGACCCCGACCTCCTCCAGGACCGGGTCCCCTTCCCGGAGTTCGCACAGCTCCGGCAGACCGCCCCCGTGTGGTGGTGCCCGCAGCGGCGGGGCATCACAGGTTTCGACGACGAGGGCTACTGGGCCGTGACGCGGCACGCGGACGTCAAGTACGTCTCCACGCACCCCGAGTTGTTCTCCTCGACCACCAACACGGCGATCATCCGCTTCAACGAGCACATCGCGCGCGAACAGATCGATGCCCAGCGCCTGATCATGTTGAACATGGATCCGCCGGAACACACCCGCGTCCGCCAGATCGTCCAGCGCGGCTTCACCCCGCGGGCGATCCGCGGCCTGGAAGGGGCCCTGCGGGACCGGGCACGAAAGATCGTCGAGGAGGCGGTGACCGCCTCCGCGGACGGCAGCTTCGACTTCGTGACGCAGGTGGCGTGCGAACTCCCCCTCCAGGCCATCGCCGAACTGATCGGCGTGCCGCAGGAGGACCGGCTCCGGATCTTCGACTGGTCGAACAAGATGATCGCCTACGACGACCCCGAGTACGCGATCACCGAGGAGGTCGGCTCGAACGCCGCGATGGAACTCATCGGCTACGCGATGAACCTGTCGGCGGCCCGCAAGGAGTGTCCGGCCAAGGACATCGTCACGCAGCTGGTCGCGGCCGAGGGACAGGGCAACCTGGGCTCCGACGAGTTCGGCTTCTTCGTGCTGCTGCTCGCCGTCGCGGGCAACGAAACCACGCGCAACGCCATCAGTCACGGCATGCACGCCTTCCTCACCCACCCCGAGCAGTGGGAGCTGTACAAGGCGACACGGCCGGCCACGGCGGCGGAGGAGATCGTGCGCTGGGCCACCCCGGTGGTGTCCTTCCAGCGGACCGCCACCCAGGACACCGAACTGGGCGGCCAGAAGATCAAGGCGGGCGACCGGGTGGGGATGTTCTACTCCTCCGCCAACCACGACCCCGAGGTCTTCGAGAACCCGGACGCCTTCGACATCACCCGCGACCCCAACCCCCACCTGGGCTTCGGGGGCGGCGGCCCGCACTTCTGCCTCGGCAAGTCGCTGGCCGTCATGGAGATCGACCTGATCTTCAACGCGTTGGCCGACGCGCTGCCCGACCTGCGCCTGTCCGGCGAGGGCCCGAGGCGACTGCGCGCCGCCTGGCTCAACGGCATCAAGGAACTCCGGGTCAGCGGCCGCTGA
- a CDS encoding DUF6193 family natural product biosynthesis protein codes for MNLQDERGPADAVEARWQRMPLTWQLVLDRADSKTMGQGVLALIEAASKEPRLRRLYPFTSHWTLWFSSRTSPPFNVGVPAVEPLADGRFRVRGPRMTNVIGETDTAEAAIALVVAQLPPD; via the coding sequence ATGAACCTTCAGGACGAACGCGGGCCCGCCGACGCCGTGGAAGCACGCTGGCAGCGGATGCCCTTGACGTGGCAGTTGGTCCTCGACCGCGCCGACTCCAAGACCATGGGCCAGGGCGTCCTGGCGCTGATAGAAGCGGCCTCGAAGGAACCCAGACTCAGACGGCTGTACCCGTTCACCAGTCATTGGACCCTGTGGTTCAGCTCCCGTACGAGCCCCCCGTTCAACGTGGGCGTGCCGGCGGTCGAGCCGCTGGCCGACGGCCGGTTCCGGGTGCGCGGCCCCCGCATGACGAACGTGATCGGCGAGACGGACACCGCCGAAGCGGCCATCGCCCTCGTGGTGGCCCAACTTCCACCGGACTAG
- a CDS encoding bifunctional glycosyltransferase 87/phosphatase PAP2 family protein, with translation MADAAEHGGGNGHVGVMDDRGRPGALHLLLWALAGALAVRQAVAVLRVPPTRWLDGFHLPDGLSGSLYESGSGQFTGTPFAGLVLKPLAGLAAPSLEVAWTCATLLFVAAIGLVAARGLPDPVPRRAALPAAPVLVALMMVSLPVREAASPGQTAVLPVLLVLLAVFRVPGERPTGFLVGLAAALQPGLLLFAALLWLTGRRPTAGAAAVTFAGATALSWASLPRDSWTYWVEHLAGTGLGRAPDGLANQSVHGALLRLGLSGPAEIALYAALAGVILWIGLRRAVRYARDGQLLLAVAITGCVAVAVSPEGWRHQLLWVLLAVAGRVGRRAADRTVWPVAVVLAVILPSAVLLPNLGVLALVRDNVLLLAALAAACAVPFLSLSSPYWREPVPTAYGRPAAARWSRVPLLPFWRRVLSRPNLLLELLLIRVGYSIYSHIRAAATAGRDLAEANGSRIHGIEKALGIDIEYAVNHAVVNTPWLEAFFDFYYTSFHFVVPMGILAVLYWRRPADYRWARASLGLATVLALVGFWLYPLAPPRLMPDLGFVDTVHGVQDLANPQYGAMTAISNQYAAMPSLHFGWSLWCGIVIVVLAPKGWQKLLGALHPLITVCAIVATANHWVLDAVGGALVVGAGFGLVHVLSGPRGAQGGADSGLTLPRPRAPEQEGSTRAAGERTTA, from the coding sequence GTGGCTGACGCGGCAGAGCACGGCGGTGGTAACGGACACGTCGGGGTCATGGACGATCGCGGCAGACCGGGAGCCCTGCACCTCCTGCTGTGGGCGCTCGCGGGCGCGCTCGCGGTCAGACAGGCCGTCGCCGTGTTGCGGGTGCCGCCGACGCGATGGCTCGACGGCTTCCACCTCCCGGACGGTCTGTCGGGCTCGCTCTACGAGAGCGGATCCGGCCAGTTCACCGGCACCCCTTTCGCGGGACTGGTCCTGAAGCCGCTGGCCGGTCTCGCGGCGCCCTCCCTGGAAGTGGCCTGGACCTGCGCCACCCTGCTGTTCGTCGCCGCGATCGGGCTGGTCGCCGCGCGAGGCCTGCCCGATCCGGTGCCCCGGCGTGCCGCGTTGCCGGCGGCGCCCGTGCTGGTCGCCCTGATGATGGTCTCGTTGCCCGTGCGCGAGGCCGCGTCGCCGGGTCAGACCGCCGTCCTGCCCGTGCTGTTGGTGTTGCTCGCCGTCTTCCGGGTGCCCGGCGAACGCCCCACCGGGTTCCTCGTCGGTCTCGCGGCCGCCCTGCAGCCCGGACTGCTGCTGTTCGCAGCGCTGTTGTGGCTGACCGGGCGCCGCCCCACCGCCGGGGCCGCCGCCGTGACGTTCGCGGGCGCGACCGCCCTGTCCTGGGCCTCGCTGCCGCGCGACTCGTGGACGTACTGGGTCGAGCACCTCGCCGGCACCGGCCTCGGTCGCGCCCCCGACGGCCTCGCCAACCAGTCCGTGCACGGCGCGCTGCTCCGCCTCGGCCTGAGCGGACCCGCCGAGATCGCCCTGTACGCGGCGCTCGCGGGCGTGATCCTGTGGATCGGGCTGCGCCGCGCGGTCCGGTACGCCCGGGACGGCCAACTGCTGCTCGCCGTCGCGATCACCGGCTGTGTGGCCGTCGCCGTGTCCCCGGAGGGCTGGCGCCACCAACTGCTGTGGGTGCTGCTCGCCGTCGCCGGCAGGGTGGGCAGGCGGGCCGCCGACCGCACCGTCTGGCCGGTCGCCGTCGTGCTCGCCGTGATCCTGCCCAGCGCCGTGCTGCTGCCGAACCTGGGTGTGCTGGCCCTCGTACGGGACAACGTGCTGCTGCTGGCCGCCCTCGCGGCGGCGTGCGCGGTGCCGTTCCTGTCGCTTTCCTCGCCGTACTGGCGAGAGCCCGTGCCCACCGCGTACGGCCGGCCCGCCGCCGCGCGCTGGTCCCGGGTGCCGCTGCTGCCGTTCTGGCGGCGCGTGCTGTCCCGCCCGAACCTGCTGCTGGAACTGCTGTTGATACGGGTCGGCTACTCGATCTACTCGCACATCCGGGCCGCCGCCACGGCGGGCCGCGACCTCGCGGAGGCCAACGGCAGCCGGATCCACGGCATCGAGAAGGCGCTCGGCATCGACATCGAGTACGCCGTCAACCACGCCGTGGTGAACACGCCCTGGCTGGAGGCGTTCTTCGACTTCTACTACACCTCCTTTCACTTCGTCGTCCCCATGGGGATCCTGGCGGTCCTGTACTGGCGCCGCCCCGCCGACTACCGCTGGGCGCGCGCCTCGCTGGGGCTGGCCACGGTCCTCGCGCTCGTCGGCTTCTGGCTGTACCCGCTCGCACCGCCACGCCTGATGCCCGACCTCGGGTTCGTCGACACCGTGCACGGGGTGCAGGACCTCGCGAACCCGCAGTACGGGGCGATGACCGCGATCTCCAACCAGTACGCGGCCATGCCCTCGCTGCACTTCGGCTGGTCGCTGTGGTGCGGGATCGTGATCGTCGTACTCGCCCCGAAAGGGTGGCAGAAGCTGCTGGGCGCCCTCCACCCGCTGATCACGGTGTGCGCGATCGTGGCCACCGCGAACCACTGGGTGCTCGACGCGGTCGGCGGAGCCCTCGTCGTCGGCGCCGGGTTCGGGCTGGTCCACGTACTTTCCGGGCCGCGCGGCGCGCAGGGCGGGGCCGACTCCGGGTTGACGCTGCCGCGGCCCCGGGCCCCCGAGCAGGAGGGCAGCACCCGCGCGGCAGGGGAGCGCACCACCGCCTGA
- a CDS encoding antibiotic biosynthesis monooxygenase: MSIVKINALTVPAEQREVLEQRFASRAGAVEGSDGFEWFELLRPVEGTDQYLVYTRWRSEEDFQAWMDGPMKAAHQGGGAGGGERPKPAASGSSVWSFEVVQQAAPKQA; this comes from the coding sequence ATGAGCATCGTGAAGATCAACGCACTGACCGTCCCGGCCGAGCAGCGAGAGGTGCTGGAGCAGCGCTTCGCCTCGCGGGCGGGAGCCGTGGAGGGTTCGGACGGCTTCGAGTGGTTCGAGCTGCTGCGCCCCGTGGAGGGCACCGACCAGTACCTCGTCTACACGCGGTGGCGTTCCGAGGAGGACTTCCAGGCGTGGATGGACGGCCCGATGAAGGCGGCCCACCAGGGCGGCGGCGCGGGTGGCGGCGAGCGGCCGAAGCCGGCGGCCTCCGGGTCCTCGGTGTGGTCGTTCGAGGTCGTCCAGCAGGCGGCGCCGAAGCAGGCGTGA
- a CDS encoding nuclear transport factor 2 family protein has translation MSEHPDCALIRRGYEAFGKGDLEALGAMMTADVIHHMPGNNPLSGHHKGREAVMGLYRRLAEETNGTLRLHLESVMADGRGHVMSFHTARGDRGDRGIEIREGLFFTIVGHKITDIDGCTEDIDEADAFWSARPDLPM, from the coding sequence ATGTCGGAGCATCCTGACTGTGCCCTGATCCGCCGCGGCTACGAGGCTTTCGGCAAGGGCGACCTGGAGGCGTTGGGCGCGATGATGACGGCCGACGTCATCCACCACATGCCCGGAAACAACCCGTTGTCGGGGCATCACAAGGGGCGGGAAGCCGTCATGGGCCTCTACCGCCGCCTCGCGGAGGAGACGAACGGGACGCTCCGGCTCCACCTGGAGTCGGTCATGGCCGACGGCCGCGGCCACGTCATGAGCTTCCACACCGCGCGCGGCGACCGGGGTGACCGGGGGATCGAGATCCGAGAAGGGCTGTTCTTCACGATCGTCGGGCACAAGATCACCGACATCGACGGCTGCACCGAGGACATCGACGAAGCCGACGCGTTCTGGTCCGCCCGACCTGACCTGCCGATGTGA